ACCACGTTTCTGTTCTCCGGGCTCGGCACGCTCCTGTTCCTGCTCGTCACCCGGAATCGGGTGCCCAGCTATCTCGGCTCGTCCTTCGCGTTCGTCGCGCCGTTGAGCGCCGCGCAGGCCGACGGCGCCGGGCCGGCCGTACTGCTCGGCGGTGTGCTGGTCGCCGGGCTGCTCCTGGTCATGGTGGGCATCGCGGTGAAGGCGCTGGGCGCCAGGCTGCTGGACTCGCTGATGCCTCCGGTGGTCACCGGTGCCGTCGTGATCCTGATCGGCTTCACGCTGGCGCCGATGGCCGCCGAGGACGTCGGCGCCCAGCCTGCCGTCGCGCTGATCACCCTGCTGAGCATCATCGGCATCGCGATTCTGGGCCGTGGGCTGCCTGCGCGGCTGTCCGTGCTGCTCGGGGTCCTCGTCGGCTGGGCGGTGGCCCTGGTGGTCGACGGTGTCGACCGGGAGGCCGTCGTCCGCCTCGTCGAGGCGCCCTGGATCGGCCTTCCCGAACTGACCTCGCCGATGGTGTCGCCCTCGACGACGCTGCTCGTGCTGCCGGTGATCCTGGTCGTGGTCGCCGAGACCGTCGGCCACGTCAAGGCCGTCGCGGCCGTCACCGGTCGAGACCTGGACGGCAGTGTCGGGGACGCGCTGATCGGCAACGGGCTGGCCACCGCCATGGCAGGCGCGGGCGGTGGATCCGCGACGACGACCTACGCCGAGAACATCGGCGTCATGGCGGTGACGAAGGTCTACTCCACGGCGGCGTACGTGATCGCCGCCCTGATCGCCGTCCTGTTGTCGCTGTCGCCCAAGTTCGGCGCCTTGATCCTGACGATGCCGCTCGGGGTCCTCGGCGGCGCGACGATGGTCCTCTTCGGTCTGATCGGACTGGTGGGCGTTCGGATCTGGGTGGACAACCGAGTGGACCTCGGCGACCCGGTGAATCTGCTCGTCGCCGCCGCGGCGCTGATGGCGGGCATCGGTGATCTCACCTTCGTGATCGGCGGCGTCGAGCTGGGCGGCGTCGTGTGGGGCTCGCTGCTCGTCGTGGTGCTCTACCCGCTGCTGAGCAGGTTGTCGAGACGACTGGGGCGGGGTGGCTGAGCGCGCCGGAGGGTGCCCGCACGCTCGTCGCCTCCTCGGCCGTTCCGGTGCACGGGGCGGCTTCAGATGTCTGCCCGTCGCCAGGACGGCAGGCGCGGCATCGGACCGGCGGTCACCACTCCGTCAGAAAGACGCCCCAAGACCTGGCGATGTCGACGTCGTCTCGTCCGCCGGGAGAACCGGGCCCTTGTCAGGCCGAGACCCGAAGCGCGCGCTCGGGCCTGCGGCGGCGGTAGCGTGCCGACGGCCTGCGTGGCAGACACCCGGTGAGCCGCACCGTCGGCGAGGACACGTCCCCCGTGCCCGGAGGTCGAGACTCAGCCCGCCTCCGAGTCCTCCTCGGCACGCGCCCGGGTCCGGCGGCCCCGACCTGCCCGCAGGACCCTGGCCAGCAGCAGATTGAAGGCCAGGGAGACCTCACGGGCGCCGGGAGTGCCCCACTGATGGATCGGCATGCACGCGCCCTGCGCCTGCTGCACGGCGAGCCGATCCGGCAGCACGACCGGCATCACCAGCGGGCCGAAGATCTCCCGCAGCTCGTTGATCCGGAACTGGTGTTCGTGCGAACGCGGCCGGACGCGATTGACCACGACGCCCAGCGGCTGGAGCTCGGGATTGTTCTCGTCACGCTCGGTCTGCACGGCCTCGAAGGCACGCTGCACGCCGGAGACCGCGAACATCGTCGGCTCGGCGACCAGCAGCGCGCGATGCGCGGCGACCAGTGCGGATCGGGTCAGCCTGCCCAGCGAAGGGGGACAGTCGAGTAAGACGAGCTGGAAAGGCCGTTCCTGGGCGATGTTCAGCTCGTTGACGGCACCGAGGACCCGCGACAGGGTCGACAGTCGTTTCAGGCTGGGGTCGGGCGTGTTGTGCAGCTCGGCGTCCTCGGAGCCGACGAGCACATGGACGTCCTCACCCCAGCCGCTGGGCACGACGGCCGAGGCCAGCACGGAGGGACTCGGTTCGGCCAGGACGTCGGCGAGGTCCGCCTCGGCGTCCTCGGGTTCCAGCGCCGACGTCGCATTGCACTGCGGGTCGAGGTCGACGACCAGGGTGCGCAAGCCGCGTCGCATGGCTGCCGAAGCCAGTCCCAGCGCGACGGTCGTCTTGCCCACACCACCTTTCAGGCTGAGGACTGCCACGGTATGCACGGGTGCAGCCTACGGGCAGTGGCCAGTGGGCCGGCCAGTGCGCGGGTGCTCTTCGATCTCCGGACGGCCGCTGCCGCGCGGGGTCGCGTCCACGCCGAGGTGCGCACGCAGGGCCGTTAGGCTCTGCGCCATGCGTTCCGAGGCCGTCCACCGCGTTCTGATCGCCGAACTCGCCGCCGCGCGAGCCCGGCAGGCGGGCCGTGCTCCGCGCGCCCCTCGTGTCCTGGACGTCGGCGGCGGCACCGGAGTGTGGGCGGTGCCCATCGCGGCGTCCGGCTGCGCCGTCACGGTGATCGACTCCAGCCCGGACGCCTTGGCGACGCTGCGCCGCCGAGCCGCCGACGCGGGCGTCGCCGAGCGCGTGCTCGGCGTGCAGGGCGACATCGAGACGCTCGGCGACCTCGTCCCGTCGGCCGACGTCGACCTCGTGCTCGGCCACGACGTGCTGGAGTTCGTCGAAGACCCGGCCGCGGCCCTTCGGTCGCTCGCGGCCGTGCTCGTGCCCGGTGGAGCGGTCTCGGTCCTGGTGTCCAACCGCTATGCGGCCGTGATCCATCGCACGCTCGCGGGCAGGCTGGACGAGGCGCGGGAGTTGTTGACCGACCCGGCGGGGCGGCTGGGCTCTCGGGACGGGACCCACAACCGGGACCCGCTGCTGCGGCGTTTCGACGCCGCAGGACTGTCGGCCCTGCTGAGCGAGGCGGGGCTGGCCGTCGAGACGGTGCAGGGCGACGGGGTGCTGTCCGACCTGGTTCCGGGCACCGTCCTGCAGACCTCCCTCGCGACGGGGGAGACGCTGACCGAGCTGGAGCGGGCGGCCGTCGGACACCCCGCACTGCTCGCGACGGCGACCAGGCTGCACGCGCTCGGCCGACGAGACGAGGGCACCGTCGAATCCAGAGTCGAGTCGATCACACCCTGAGAACGGGAAATGCCTGCTCACCCCGGTTCAAACCTCGAACTTCGCTCGATCCGGGCCGAGTTCGTGGCATATGAAAACGCTCGGGTGCCCAGACCGGGTAGTCGAGGCGTGCTGTGCCTCGTATCCTTAGGGATGACACCCCACGTGAGGTGTCCACCGGGGTCTAAGGCCACGAGACCATCCGGTGCCCGCGACCCCAGTGCCGGAGGAGGAGCAATGCCACTCTCCGAGCACGAGCAGCGACTGCTCGACCAGATCGAGCGCGCGCTCTATGCCGAGGACCCGAAGTTCGCCTCCAGCGTGCGTGGAGCACGACTGCGCAAGCCCGCCAGGCGTCGCCGCCTGCAAGGCATCGCGCTGCTGGTGGTCGGTCTCGTCATGCTGGTGCTGGGGGTGGTCCTGCCGGTGCGTGTGGCGGACATCCCGATCATCAGCGTGCTCGGCTTTCTGCTCATGTTCGGTGGTGTCGCCCTGATGCTGATGGCTCTCCGTTCCACACCGGCGGAGGGCGAGGAGTCTCAGGGCGAGACTGCGGAAGAGAGTGCGGCACCGCCGTCGCGCCGTCCGAGGAGCTCCTTCTCGCAACGTATGGAGGAGCGATTCCGCAGGCGCATGGACGGTGATCGCTGATCACGCGTTCCGATCACCGTCCCTCCCGGTGAGGGCGGTGATCGGGACCGCGATCCGAGACGTCGCTCGCGGTCGACCGCGATACCGACGTTCCGGGTCTCGTCAGGCTGGGGGCGGCCTCGCTCCCGCCTGGTCGGCGGCTTCGGCCTGACCGCAGGCCGAAGGCGCGGACCGCGTCTCTCGCGCCCTGCGCCGGTGTTCGGCCCTCGGTGCTCGTGGTGTCGTCGAGTTCCCCGCGATGCCCGTGACCCCCTAGCTCGCCGTCGACGCCCTCAGGTCTCCTGCGGGGCGGCTCGTGGCGTCCGGCTGCTCCGGCCTGTGGCAGGACCCCCGTCTCGTCTCCGTGACAGCGTCCGTGCCGTCGGAGCCGGTCGACTCGCCGTTCTCGTGGTGATCCGGTCGGCTGCCCTCGGCTCGGTTCGGCGGATGCCCGCGGGATCAAAGGGCCCCTCGGCGCAGGCGCCGAGTCCTCATGGTGGTACGGGATTCCGTTCCACCCGCGTTGTGTCCCGGCCGACGTGTCACACCCTGCGCGCCCGCCACTCTGATCGCCGTCGGCGGCCGAGGCCCGCAGCCCGCCGATCTGTCCGGCCTCGATCCTGCCGACGTCGGACGCAGTCACTCGGCCTTGAGCCCCCGTTCGGCCGGACTCGACGGCGGCCCGCCCGGATCGACGTCTCTTCCGGCGATCCAGGCAGGCCGCCCGACCCCCGCGAGTCCGCCGGTCGGACCGCGCCCGGTGTGCCCGTGCGTGCCTCGCAGGCTCAGGCCCGCCCGGTTCTGGGACGCAGCACCGAGCGGGGCAGCAGTCGCGCCGTCCACGACATCGGTGCGGTCTGTCGCAGGCTCTGCGCGACGGTGTGCATGGCCGCAGGCAGTGTGGGATCGACCTGTCCAGCCTGCCCGTACCAGTCACGTTCGACCTCGGAGACCAGCGTGCCGAGGGCGTGGGCTCCGCGAGGATCGAGCGAGAACTGCCGGATCAGCCTGCCCGCCGTGGTTCGCACCGTCTCGCTCGGGCTGACGTCGGTGCCCCGATCGCCCGCCTCGGCCAGCAGTTCGCGCCAGGCGGCGCTCGCCGCACCCGGGCCGAGCGCCGAGATCGTGCGGAACCGGGCGGTGCGCTGTCGAGACCGCAGGAAGGAGGGGCCCAGCAGGCCGCAGACCGCCGCCAGCGGCACCAGTGGCAGCCACCACCACCCGGCCGGTCCGGCGGGGAGCAGCAGCCACCACAGCCACGGCAGCGCGGCGGCGAGCGCAACGGCGAGCAACAGCATCCGCAGGCGGAGTGTGCCGTCGGCGTCCGGCGGACCGGCTCGACCCGTCCGGCCCGACGGGACGGATCGTCCACCGAGCCACGACAGCACCGCCGCTCCCAGCATCGCGAGCAGCGCCGCCGCCGTCCAGATCCACAGGGCGCCGGGCGGGGCGCCCTTGCTCGGCGTGGCGCCGCCGCCCAGGCTCAGGTCCTGCGAGGTGGCGTCGTCGGTGGTGGAGGTGCTCGTCGTGGTCGTCTCCGCGGGCGCCGTGTCCTCAGTCGGCGTCGGCGTGTCGACCTGGTCGGGCAGGTCCTCGTTCAGGTAGTTCGGAGTGATCATCCGGCCGTCGGAGGGCGTCGGTTCGAAGGTCACCCAGCCGATGTCCTGGAAGTAGGCCTCCACCCACGCGTGGGCCTCTCGGGTGCCGATGACCCGGTACTCGCCCGCGTTGTAACCGCCGGTGAAACCGAGGGCCACCCGGGAGGGCACTCCGACGGTCCGCAGCAGGGCGGCCATCGCCGAGGAGAACTGCTCGCAGTAGCCGGTCCTGGAATCGAGCAGGAAGTCGCTCAACGCGTCGGAATGGCTGCCCTGCTCGGTCTCGAGGCTGTAGGTGAAGCCGTTCTCCGGCTCGGTGAAGAAGTCGTTGAGCGCCTTGGCCCGGTCCGCGGCGGTGGGCGCGCCTGCGGTGATCTCGCCTGCCAGGGCGATCACCTCGTCGGGAATGCCCTCGATGTTCAGATACACCGGATCGACGTCGACCGGGTCGGGTGCGGCCTGGAGCTCGGCGAAGCTAGGCGTGGCGAGGGAGGTCTCCACGGTGTAGGGCTCGGCGATCTGACGATCGCCGTAGACGGTGCCGCTGCGCTCGTCGTACCGCCAGCTGTCGTCCACGCCGCGCAGCGCGGTCGGCGTCCCGTAGACCGGCAGCCACGGGTCCTCGAAGTTCGTCGGTTCGATCTGCACACTGGTGATGTCGGACGGGATCGGCGTGCCGACCGGCAGCGGCAGCGCGCCCTCCGCAGGCCCGCCGTCCTGCAGCGGCCCCATCTCCCAGCCCTCGCCCGCGACGTACTGGTCGAGCGTGAACAGCCGTAGATACCGGGGATCCTCCAGGCCCCGCACCCGGAACAGCTCCACGTCGCTCTGGTTCAACTGGCCGCGCAGCGAGGTGAAGGGCTGGAACCCGATGCCCTGGGTCCCGCCGCCGGTGCCGGGCAGCCTGCCGTCGGTGCCGATGAACGTCAGCGTCGAGCCCATGCCCAGCGCCAGCACGGCCGCTGCGGCGGTGATCGCCACCATGGGAGACCGCCCCGGCTCGGTCCGTCCGGAGCCCGACCCGCCCGCCCGCCGCCAGCCCAGGGCCTTGAGCCTGCCGTCCACCGCGAGCAGGGTCGCGAATCCGACGGCGCCGAGGACGAAGGTCCACCACGGCAGCATCTCCGGTGCCAGTGACGCGGGCACCGCGAACACGGTGAGCAGCACGAGCCCTGCGGCGGCGGGAGCCTTGACCGACACCGCGAGCAGGTCCACCAGGATCGCCACCAGACCGAGCGCCGCCACCAGCACGGCGGTGATCGCGGCCGTGGTCTCGATCGGCGGAATGCCGATCCGCACCTCGGAGGTGGCCTGCATGAGCAGCGACTGAAGGTCGTCCACCGCCTCCGGCCCAGGCAGGACCATGAGGACGCCCTGCCTGCTGAAGACGGCGGTGATGAGGAAGACCAGCACGATGAACTGACACGCCACCACCAGCGGCGCGGGAACCTGAAGCGTGCGCAGCAGGATGCCCGCGCTGACGATCGCCACGACGGCCACGACGGCGAACAGCAGCCAGCTCATCGGCGCGACCACGCCTGCGATGGCCGTGGCGGCGCAGATCACCGCTCCACCCGCGACGGCCGCGGTCGCGGAGTCCTGCTCCCGTGCCGTCCACGACACGCTCATGCGTTCCTCCCGTGATCGCCTGCGTAGACGGCCGCACCGCGTTGCAGGTCCGCCCGACACAGCTCCGCCCAGATCGCGCTCATCACCTGGTCGGGTCGGGCGACGACGACCGACCAGCCCGCCGCCCGCAGTAACGCCGCAGCGGGTGCCGGATCGGGTGCGGCAGGCTGATCCGAACCGGCCCACGCGCGCACGTCCACCAGCACCGCCGCGCTGCGCAGTCCCCTCGGTCGATGCCGAGCCAGCTCCTCCGCGGCGCCGGGCGTGACCGCGCCGAGCACGGCGAAGGTCTCCTGGCCCGCACCAGGATCGCTCGTCCATCGCAGGTCACGGCGGTGGGACGGGGCGAGCATGGCGAGCGCGTCGAGCACCCGTGAGTCCCCGTGCCCGCCGTCGCCGGACCCGCCCGCCAACACCTGTCCGTCATCGGTGCACAGCCGGACCTGGTGGCTGAAGCGGTGCAGGTGCACGCACACGCTGGCCGCGAACGAGATCGCCCATTCCAGACTGGACGTCGGGCCCATTCCCCGATGCGCCGCCGATCTCGTGTCGAGCAGGACGGTCGTCCCGCCCCGCCACGGGCGGTCCTCGACCCGCACCATCAGCTCGTCGCGTCGTGCCGTCGACTTCCAGTGTACCTTCCGCAGATCATCGCCCTGGCGATACGGCCGGACGATGGCGTCGTCCTCGCCCTGCCCGGAGCGCAGCCGGATCGAGCCGTCCTCGCCTGCGCCCAGCCCGGAACCGCCCGGCACGCCGTGCAGCGTCTGCACCGTCGGGACCACGATCACCGAGGACGTGCCTGCGGTCTCTCGGTCGAACTCGGCGAGGCCGAAGCTGTCGGTGACCTTCAGCAGCAGCGGTCCCACGCGGTGGAAGCCGCGTGTCGACGGCCTGATCCGATAGCTCAGCAACAGCGGTCTGCGCTGATGCGGCCGAGGAGTGAGAAAACGGGGCCGCTCACCGACGGCATAGGGGACCGAGTCCTCCAACAGCAGCGATCCGGCGCGCAGCCTGCCCCGACCCCATACTCGCAGCCGGACCTCGGCCGAGTGGCCTGCCTGCACGCGGGTGGGGACGATCAGCCGCTCCACCGCCACCCCGCTGCTCGACCGGCTCGCCACCCCGGCGGCGATCAACGGCAGCGCGATGGTGAAGAGCGCGACCCTGGCAAGGTCGCGCTCGTTGAGCACCAGCGCGCACAACGCCGCCGCGATCCCCGCCGCCAGCAGGCAGCGCCCTCGGGTGGTCAGTCCTGCCAGTGCCCTGCGCATCGTCCGCCTCGAACTCGACATCGTGACATCGGTGGCCCGTCGGGATCACTCCCGGCAGGAATCAGACGTGCTGCCCGGGTGTGGGCCACTCGCCGGGTTGTGCGCCGCGCGGCGGACCGCCGCCCGGTGGCACGGGACCGCCGCCCTGCGGAACGGGGACGCGGTGCAACAGCGCTCGCACCAGCTCGGACGACGTCCGCCGCGCGGCATGGGCCTCGGCGGTGAGCACCAGTCGATGAGCGAGGACGGGGATCGCCACCGCCTGCACGTCGTCCGGGACGACGAAGTCCCTGCCCAGTAGGGCGGCCTGTGCCCGAGCCGCCTTGACCAGATGCAGGGTCGCCCTCGGCGAGGCACCCAGCCGTAGCTCGGGAAGTCGTCTGCTGGCGGACACGAGCTCGACGGCATAGCGCCGGACCTCGGTGGCCAGGTGGACTCCTCGGACCGCCTTGACGAGTTCGAGGACGTGGGCGGCGGTGGAGACCGGCCGCAGGTCGGCCATCGGGTCGTGGCCGGAGTGCTCGTCGACCATCGCCAGCTCGGCCTGCGGGTCGGGGTAGCCGATGGAGACCCGAGCGGTGAAGCGGTCTCGCTGTGCCTCGGGAAGGGCGTAGGTGCCCTCCATCTCGACCGGGTTCTGGGTCGCCACCACCATGAAGGGCGCGCCGAGCGGATAGGTCTTGCCGTCGACGGTCACCTGATGCTCGGCCATGCACTCCAGCAGCGCCGACTGGGTCTTGGGCGAGGCTCGATTGATCTCGTCGCCCACGACGATGTTGGCGAAGACCGGTCCGGGGCGGAACTCGAACTCGGAGTTCTGCCGGTTGTAGATGGAGACGCCGGTGATGTCGCTCGGCAGGAGGTCCGGGGTGAACTGGATGCGGCTGACCGTGCAGTCGATCGACTTGCCCAGCGCCTTGGCGAGGGAGGTCTTTCCCACTCCCGGCACGTCTTCGACGAGGAGGTGTCCCTCGGCGAGCAGCGTCACCATCGCCGTGCGCACCACCTCCGGCTTGCCGACCAGCACCCGTTCCACATTGGCCGAGATGGCGCCCGCGACCTGCTGCACCTCGCCGAGACCTGCGGTCGGCCGGGCCTCGGGCGGCTCACCATGCTGCGCCGCGGGTGGCGCGGTGGGATGAATACTCGACGTCACACGACCTCCTGTGCTGTTCGGTGCCGCCGCAGCCGGTGGACCTCTGGGGTTCTGGCGAGGCACGGAGGGCGATGACCGGAGTGCGTCACGTCGGTCGACGGTGTGTGCCGACGTCAGTCTGTCGGTCGTGCACCGAGCGGCGAGCAGCGTCGCACTCAGTCTGTCAAACCTCGGTGCGATCCCCCATGGCGGTTGAAGATCCTTTGCGGCAGGAGTGACGCCCTGGGCACTGGCCGCGTTGCTCGCCGGCGGTCGTTCCACCGTCACCCACTTCGCTCCCGATCGCCGGGCGAGCCCGGCCGGGCGGTGTCCGATCTCGCCTCGACGCCCGCAGAAACGCCTCGCGCGATCGGGTGGTTGCGGGGGAGGCCCGTCACGGTGCTCCGGGGCGCCCCACCACGCCCCACCTCAGGGCGCACCCCTCTCAACAGGCAAAACGT
The Actinoalloteichus fjordicus DNA segment above includes these coding regions:
- a CDS encoding uracil-xanthine permease family protein, producing MALWAVRGGGRSVRDGVAVAADERLSWPVTIGFGLQHVFAMFGATVLVPLQTGFPVTTTFLFSGLGTLLFLLVTRNRVPSYLGSSFAFVAPLSAAQADGAGPAVLLGGVLVAGLLLVMVGIAVKALGARLLDSLMPPVVTGAVVILIGFTLAPMAAEDVGAQPAVALITLLSIIGIAILGRGLPARLSVLLGVLVGWAVALVVDGVDREAVVRLVEAPWIGLPELTSPMVSPSTTLLVLPVILVVVAETVGHVKAVAAVTGRDLDGSVGDALIGNGLATAMAGAGGGSATTTYAENIGVMAVTKVYSTAAYVIAALIAVLLSLSPKFGALILTMPLGVLGGATMVLFGLIGLVGVRIWVDNRVDLGDPVNLLVAAAALMAGIGDLTFVIGGVELGGVVWGSLLVVVLYPLLSRLSRRLGRGG
- a CDS encoding DUF58 domain-containing protein gives rise to the protein MRRALAGLTTRGRCLLAAGIAAALCALVLNERDLARVALFTIALPLIAAGVASRSSSGVAVERLIVPTRVQAGHSAEVRLRVWGRGRLRAGSLLLEDSVPYAVGERPRFLTPRPHQRRPLLLSYRIRPSTRGFHRVGPLLLKVTDSFGLAEFDRETAGTSSVIVVPTVQTLHGVPGGSGLGAGEDGSIRLRSGQGEDDAIVRPYRQGDDLRKVHWKSTARRDELMVRVEDRPWRGGTTVLLDTRSAAHRGMGPTSSLEWAISFAASVCVHLHRFSHQVRLCTDDGQVLAGGSGDGGHGDSRVLDALAMLAPSHRRDLRWTSDPGAGQETFAVLGAVTPGAAEELARHRPRGLRSAAVLVDVRAWAGSDQPAAPDPAPAAALLRAAGWSVVVARPDQVMSAIWAELCRADLQRGAAVYAGDHGRNA
- a CDS encoding DUF3040 domain-containing protein; the protein is MPLSEHEQRLLDQIERALYAEDPKFASSVRGARLRKPARRRRLQGIALLVVGLVMLVLGVVLPVRVADIPIISVLGFLLMFGGVALMLMALRSTPAEGEESQGETAEESAAPPSRRPRSSFSQRMEERFRRRMDGDR
- a CDS encoding transglutaminase family protein, which codes for MSVSWTAREQDSATAAVAGGAVICAATAIAGVVAPMSWLLFAVVAVVAIVSAGILLRTLQVPAPLVVACQFIVLVFLITAVFSRQGVLMVLPGPEAVDDLQSLLMQATSEVRIGIPPIETTAAITAVLVAALGLVAILVDLLAVSVKAPAAAGLVLLTVFAVPASLAPEMLPWWTFVLGAVGFATLLAVDGRLKALGWRRAGGSGSGRTEPGRSPMVAITAAAAVLALGMGSTLTFIGTDGRLPGTGGGTQGIGFQPFTSLRGQLNQSDVELFRVRGLEDPRYLRLFTLDQYVAGEGWEMGPLQDGGPAEGALPLPVGTPIPSDITSVQIEPTNFEDPWLPVYGTPTALRGVDDSWRYDERSGTVYGDRQIAEPYTVETSLATPSFAELQAAPDPVDVDPVYLNIEGIPDEVIALAGEITAGAPTAADRAKALNDFFTEPENGFTYSLETEQGSHSDALSDFLLDSRTGYCEQFSSAMAALLRTVGVPSRVALGFTGGYNAGEYRVIGTREAHAWVEAYFQDIGWVTFEPTPSDGRMITPNYLNEDLPDQVDTPTPTEDTAPAETTTTSTSTTDDATSQDLSLGGGATPSKGAPPGALWIWTAAALLAMLGAAVLSWLGGRSVPSGRTGRAGPPDADGTLRLRMLLLAVALAAALPWLWWLLLPAGPAGWWWLPLVPLAAVCGLLGPSFLRSRQRTARFRTISALGPGAASAAWRELLAEAGDRGTDVSPSETVRTTAGRLIRQFSLDPRGAHALGTLVSEVERDWYGQAGQVDPTLPAAMHTVAQSLRQTAPMSWTARLLPRSVLRPRTGRA
- a CDS encoding AAA family ATPase encodes the protein MTSSIHPTAPPAAQHGEPPEARPTAGLGEVQQVAGAISANVERVLVGKPEVVRTAMVTLLAEGHLLVEDVPGVGKTSLAKALGKSIDCTVSRIQFTPDLLPSDITGVSIYNRQNSEFEFRPGPVFANIVVGDEINRASPKTQSALLECMAEHQVTVDGKTYPLGAPFMVVATQNPVEMEGTYALPEAQRDRFTARVSIGYPDPQAELAMVDEHSGHDPMADLRPVSTAAHVLELVKAVRGVHLATEVRRYAVELVSASRRLPELRLGASPRATLHLVKAARAQAALLGRDFVVPDDVQAVAIPVLAHRLVLTAEAHAARRTSSELVRALLHRVPVPQGGGPVPPGGGPPRGAQPGEWPTPGQHV
- a CDS encoding ParA family protein gives rise to the protein MHTVAVLSLKGGVGKTTVALGLASAAMRRGLRTLVVDLDPQCNATSALEPEDAEADLADVLAEPSPSVLASAVVPSGWGEDVHVLVGSEDAELHNTPDPSLKRLSTLSRVLGAVNELNIAQERPFQLVLLDCPPSLGRLTRSALVAAHRALLVAEPTMFAVSGVQRAFEAVQTERDENNPELQPLGVVVNRVRPRSHEHQFRINELREIFGPLVMPVVLPDRLAVQQAQGACMPIHQWGTPGAREVSLAFNLLLARVLRAGRGRRTRARAEEDSEAG
- a CDS encoding class I SAM-dependent methyltransferase: MRSEAVHRVLIAELAAARARQAGRAPRAPRVLDVGGGTGVWAVPIAASGCAVTVIDSSPDALATLRRRAADAGVAERVLGVQGDIETLGDLVPSADVDLVLGHDVLEFVEDPAAALRSLAAVLVPGGAVSVLVSNRYAAVIHRTLAGRLDEARELLTDPAGRLGSRDGTHNRDPLLRRFDAAGLSALLSEAGLAVETVQGDGVLSDLVPGTVLQTSLATGETLTELERAAVGHPALLATATRLHALGRRDEGTVESRVESITP